A genome region from Nocardia sp. NBC_00565 includes the following:
- a CDS encoding TetR/AcrR family transcriptional regulator: protein MTNSAAAAGPALSGSMRDRLIEATVQLISTEGLASLTVRRVARICGVSTMAIYSNFSGMPGLIQAVGSEGFAQLVARLAECKVADDPIAEILVLGFVFRDEAVRKPELFRLMFATESPKAEVKVRRGNVLSGGSDSDFEYFAESFDYLVHATQRAMDADLVRGTNARAAAAQFWTGLYGFIQLDMAGLYGDQGMAEVLLPSIVNILIGMGAERATVERSVARALEEVIAPTSVCA from the coding sequence ATGACGAACAGTGCGGCAGCGGCCGGTCCCGCACTGTCGGGTTCGATGCGTGATCGACTGATAGAGGCGACAGTACAACTCATTTCGACGGAAGGACTGGCCTCGCTGACGGTGCGCCGCGTCGCACGGATCTGCGGGGTTTCCACCATGGCGATCTATTCCAATTTCAGTGGTATGCCCGGCCTGATCCAGGCCGTCGGCTCGGAAGGTTTCGCCCAGCTGGTCGCGCGGCTGGCCGAATGCAAGGTCGCCGACGACCCGATCGCCGAAATCTTGGTGCTCGGCTTCGTCTTTCGGGACGAGGCGGTGCGAAAACCCGAGCTGTTCCGGCTGATGTTCGCCACCGAATCGCCGAAGGCGGAGGTGAAGGTGCGCCGGGGCAATGTGCTGTCCGGCGGGAGCGATTCCGATTTCGAGTACTTCGCGGAAAGCTTCGACTACCTGGTGCACGCGACCCAGCGCGCAATGGACGCGGATCTGGTGCGCGGCACGAATGCCCGCGCGGCCGCCGCGCAGTTCTGGACCGGACTGTACGGGTTCATCCAACTGGATATGGCCGGCCTCTACGGCGACCAAGGCATGGCCGAGGTGCTGTTGCCCTCGATCGTCAACATCCTGATCGGTATGGGCGCCGAACGCGCGACCGTCGAGCGCTCGGTGGCACGCGCCCTCGAAGAGGTGATCGCGCCGACCAGCGTCTGCGCGTGA
- a CDS encoding DoxX family protein: MAPLVVLIVIAGLARFIGWLADLGWLDSWPHAAALGLAAMFALTASAHFVEPKRGALVAMVPPRLPNPAGWVSFTGLLEIGGAIGLLIPPVAKLAAVGLILLLIVMFPANIRAARADLGIKTMPLPLRTVVQVIFIGAAGLVLLG, from the coding sequence ATGGCACCGCTGGTTGTACTGATCGTCATCGCCGGACTCGCCCGGTTCATCGGCTGGCTCGCCGACCTCGGCTGGCTCGACTCCTGGCCGCATGCCGCCGCACTCGGACTGGCCGCGATGTTCGCGCTCACCGCGAGCGCGCATTTCGTCGAGCCGAAGCGCGGCGCACTGGTCGCGATGGTGCCGCCGCGGCTGCCCAACCCGGCCGGCTGGGTCAGCTTCACCGGCCTGCTCGAGATCGGCGGTGCGATCGGCCTGTTGATCCCGCCCGTAGCCAAATTGGCCGCGGTGGGCCTGATCCTGCTGCTGATCGTGATGTTCCCCGCGAATATCCGTGCGGCGCGCGCCGATCTCGGCATCAAGACCATGCCGCTGCCGCTGCGCACCGTCGTGCAGGTTATTTTCATCGGTGCGGCAGGGCTCGTCCTGCTCGGCTGA
- a CDS encoding type I polyketide synthase, with translation MADAAIVGIGCRFPGGIDGPGTFWDFLVHKGDGIVEVPSDRWSLEKFYDPDPDAPGRMYTRRGGFLTQSLWEFDADFFGISQREASIMDPQQRLLLEVAWEALDDSGMAGRIAGRDIGVFVGGFMNDNAVGRNVIRSAINSHTPTSSSHTLLSARIAFLLDLHGPTMTIDTACSSSLVALHQAVQSLALGECSSAIVGGANAMLQPETFISMCKGRFLSVDGRCKSFDASADGYGRGEGAGVVILKPLDAAVRDGDRIYAVVRGSGVNQDGRTLAVPVPNPVAQEELARRVHTMSGIAPQEIGYVEAHGTGTPVGDPAEMTALGTVYGAVEGRTEPLPVGSVKNNIGHTEAAAGVAGVIKAALTVHHRTIAPQAWLDRLNPEIPFDELRLRVPMAVEPLVRPVVAVNSFGYGGTNAHVLIGPAPAPSETRSSTAANRVPLLPLSARNDQALRTMAAQLIAATDTEPIDKLIDAAWVRRAHHPLRTVFRTHDPAELRSQLAEFAAGGGPAPARAIAEGHTDPVFVYSGMGPQWWAMGRDLLAEDGPAAELAREIDREFTKLAGWSILDEMARDESDSRISRTEIAQPANFLLQAALTAEFADLGIRPAVVVGHSVGEVTAAYVSGSLTLSEAVSVSYHRSRLQATTAGTGGMLAVGLAEAEASELIADLDGVCIAAVNSPTAVTLAGDAPVLAAITERLTADGVFARALRVEVPYHSHLMDPVLDDLRTALAPLAPGAATVPAYSTVTGIQAAPQDWGAEYWCRNVRERVRFADSIGALLDAGHRVFLELGPHPVVGGSIREILVQQGISGAAISTLVRGGDDRENILTAVGELYRAGALDGDRLPRAIDPGIEHIELPRYPWQRRFAWTQEPETELDRIGTPGGFAMLGDRTASVSPEWEVQLSVSNLPWLRDHVVAGAVVLPGAAYLDAALSAAALRTGRDTFGLESVEFVAPLVIDEHDVPVVRISVEENTHRFTIRSRPATGGPWTVNAHGRLIEAETDAITVDVAPQADSVQVAVDELYRSMAGHGLDYGPQFRLLREVRVGSDSVVAQLDSSQQLTRRHLAHPAVVDSALQCFAALYARSAATQPDSGQDAEVVVPASIAGIRWNGPMPADPVVVVTRDPDDPLRADIRIAAANGAVALTMSGVRFRALTPRPALSDQLDGLFYEPVWEIVANGESAPPDLPGVEEFLLVINLGAEISQRAKEITNARIHAELVTVGEHASALDSAQLLELLRGAHDRPEVERLRIVVVAGTEHDGVRNVYGLAQVAQAIKGLLSDEAVAREAPDAPAATDPPLVIHAVVVTEHALCLPIDRFAWFEHSVLTGARRELLNELPTGQWRLVDTEPDTAAADILEQVYTDTTIDEVALRAGACWTIRWRHTLPAHLARWDVARPLTDAEQSFRLDIPRSRLLPELALRTTDRIAPGPDEVEIRMQAVGLNYKDTLKVLGVLTEKELDGTFYGTEIGMDGYGVVARVGSNIADIAPGDEISVVAPGIVRRYVTLRPDTGATTPMDIFPPGTFDPLHCTSVMPLFTAEIGLVELARLQPGETVLIHGAAGGMGMAAVQVALRAGARVIATAGTEERRAQVRALGAHEVLPSRSIGFVDEVMRLTGGAGVDVVYSSAPGEILQQNFRVAGEFGRIVDIGKAEIYGSGTIDLRPFDRNLAFFAVDIDRILARRPEQVRRAARRVVDAMFRGEYSALPNTVFPLDKLTEAFETVARSAQIGRVVLDLREKHPAVRHIPREVEFDPHASYLVTGGFGAFGLATARQLVRAGVRHLVLVGRSGAASDAARQQLAQFAGEGVEVREERLDVADQDAVADLIARIQAGPAPLRGVIHAAGVVNNTEIPEITAESLREIFEPKVIGAINLDRATTAAGVELDMFVLYSSASGIAGLAPQLGYAAANSALDALAWARRAQGRPGLSVDWGFMRGDGGMADSRAVSRYAEMTGYGSLDMDFATLLLRECLRIDVPQVALLDIDWAQWALAHRSSARAPRFVELVAAAGGGGSGTSALRAEILALDPEYRGEVVACLLAEQLAVVLAVDPDTVDLATPTMELGLDSLMAMEFGARVVKSLGVKMSVLSIGAGLSLAGLGAKIAAQIAYEEATTEQTAV, from the coding sequence ATGGCCGATGCGGCAATCGTCGGTATCGGGTGCCGATTTCCGGGTGGAATCGATGGCCCCGGTACCTTTTGGGATTTCCTGGTCCACAAGGGCGACGGCATCGTGGAAGTGCCGTCGGATCGCTGGAGCCTGGAGAAGTTCTACGATCCGGATCCGGATGCGCCCGGTCGGATGTACACCCGCCGCGGCGGGTTTCTGACCCAGTCGCTGTGGGAGTTCGACGCCGACTTCTTCGGCATCTCCCAGCGGGAGGCGTCGATCATGGACCCGCAGCAACGACTGCTGCTGGAGGTCGCGTGGGAGGCGCTCGACGACAGCGGGATGGCCGGGCGGATCGCGGGCCGCGACATCGGCGTCTTCGTCGGCGGCTTCATGAACGATAACGCGGTGGGCCGCAACGTGATTCGGTCCGCGATCAACAGTCATACGCCGACCAGCTCGTCACATACGCTGCTCTCGGCGCGCATCGCGTTCCTGCTCGACCTGCACGGTCCGACCATGACCATCGACACCGCCTGCTCATCCTCGCTGGTGGCACTGCATCAGGCCGTCCAATCCCTGGCGCTGGGTGAATGCAGCTCCGCCATCGTCGGCGGCGCCAATGCCATGCTCCAGCCGGAAACCTTCATCTCCATGTGCAAGGGCCGCTTCCTCTCCGTCGACGGGCGCTGCAAGTCGTTCGACGCCTCCGCCGACGGCTACGGTCGTGGCGAGGGCGCCGGCGTGGTGATACTCAAGCCACTCGACGCCGCCGTACGCGACGGTGACCGCATCTATGCCGTGGTCCGCGGCAGCGGCGTGAACCAGGACGGCCGCACCTTGGCCGTGCCCGTCCCCAACCCCGTTGCGCAGGAGGAACTTGCCCGGCGCGTACACACCATGTCGGGCATCGCACCGCAGGAGATCGGCTACGTCGAGGCGCACGGCACCGGAACACCGGTCGGCGATCCCGCCGAAATGACGGCCCTCGGCACGGTATACGGCGCGGTCGAGGGCCGCACCGAACCACTGCCGGTCGGGTCGGTCAAGAACAACATCGGTCACACCGAGGCGGCGGCCGGCGTGGCCGGCGTCATCAAGGCCGCACTGACCGTGCACCACCGGACGATCGCACCGCAGGCCTGGCTGGACCGGCTGAATCCGGAGATCCCGTTCGACGAGCTGCGGTTGCGCGTGCCGATGGCGGTCGAACCGCTGGTGCGGCCGGTGGTCGCGGTCAACAGCTTCGGCTACGGCGGCACCAACGCGCACGTGCTCATCGGCCCGGCGCCCGCCCCGTCCGAAACCCGTTCCAGCACAGCGGCAAATCGCGTACCGCTGCTGCCGCTGTCGGCGCGCAACGATCAGGCGCTGCGCACCATGGCCGCGCAGCTGATAGCGGCGACCGACACCGAACCGATCGACAAGCTGATCGACGCAGCCTGGGTTCGGCGCGCGCACCATCCATTGCGGACCGTCTTCCGCACGCACGACCCTGCCGAATTACGTTCGCAGCTAGCGGAATTTGCGGCGGGTGGTGGCCCGGCCCCGGCCCGTGCCATCGCGGAAGGGCACACCGATCCGGTGTTCGTCTACAGCGGTATGGGGCCGCAGTGGTGGGCGATGGGCCGCGACCTGCTGGCCGAGGACGGCCCGGCGGCTGAGCTGGCACGCGAAATCGATCGGGAATTCACGAAACTCGCGGGCTGGTCGATCCTGGACGAGATGGCCCGCGATGAGTCGGACTCCCGCATCTCCCGTACCGAAATCGCGCAACCCGCGAATTTCCTGCTCCAAGCCGCGCTCACCGCGGAATTCGCCGACCTCGGCATCCGGCCCGCGGTCGTCGTGGGGCACAGTGTCGGTGAGGTGACCGCGGCCTACGTGTCCGGATCGTTGACGCTGTCGGAAGCGGTGTCGGTCAGCTACCATCGGTCCCGCCTGCAGGCCACCACGGCCGGGACCGGCGGCATGCTCGCGGTGGGTCTGGCCGAGGCCGAGGCGAGCGAACTGATCGCCGACCTCGACGGCGTCTGCATCGCCGCGGTCAACAGCCCCACCGCGGTGACCCTGGCAGGCGACGCGCCCGTGCTCGCGGCGATCACCGAGCGCCTCACCGCCGACGGCGTTTTCGCCAGAGCGCTGCGGGTCGAAGTGCCTTACCACAGTCATCTGATGGACCCGGTCCTCGACGATCTCCGTACCGCACTGGCGCCGCTCGCACCGGGTGCTGCCACCGTTCCCGCGTACTCGACGGTGACCGGCATTCAAGCCGCACCACAGGATTGGGGCGCGGAGTACTGGTGCCGCAATGTCCGGGAGCGTGTCCGGTTCGCGGATTCGATCGGCGCTCTGCTCGACGCCGGCCACCGAGTCTTCCTCGAACTGGGCCCGCATCCCGTCGTGGGCGGCAGCATTCGGGAAATCCTGGTGCAGCAGGGCATTTCCGGTGCCGCGATCAGCACGCTGGTGCGTGGTGGCGACGATCGCGAGAACATCCTGACCGCGGTCGGCGAGCTGTATCGCGCCGGCGCACTGGACGGCGACCGCCTGCCCCGTGCGATCGATCCGGGTATCGAGCACATCGAGTTGCCCCGGTATCCGTGGCAGCGCCGGTTCGCTTGGACCCAGGAACCCGAAACCGAGCTGGATCGGATCGGCACCCCCGGCGGATTCGCGATGCTGGGCGATCGCACCGCGTCGGTATCCCCGGAATGGGAAGTCCAACTGTCGGTGTCGAATCTGCCGTGGTTGCGCGATCATGTCGTAGCCGGTGCGGTGGTGCTGCCAGGGGCGGCCTACCTCGACGCCGCCCTCAGTGCCGCCGCACTGCGCACGGGCCGGGACACCTTCGGGCTCGAATCGGTCGAATTCGTCGCCCCGCTCGTCATCGACGAGCACGACGTCCCGGTCGTCCGGATCAGCGTCGAGGAGAACACACACCGGTTCACCATCCGCTCCCGGCCCGCGACCGGCGGGCCGTGGACCGTCAACGCGCACGGACGACTCATCGAGGCGGAGACCGACGCCATCACTGTCGACGTTGCGCCGCAGGCGGATTCGGTCCAGGTGGCGGTTGACGAGCTGTACCGCAGTATGGCCGGGCATGGACTCGACTACGGCCCCCAGTTCCGATTGCTGCGCGAGGTCCGGGTCGGCTCGGACAGTGTAGTCGCGCAGTTGGATTCATCGCAGCAGCTGACCCGGCGGCATCTCGCGCACCCGGCAGTCGTGGATTCGGCACTGCAGTGCTTCGCCGCTCTCTATGCGAGATCTGCTGCGACACAGCCGGACTCCGGCCAAGACGCCGAGGTGGTGGTGCCTGCATCGATCGCCGGGATCCGCTGGAACGGACCGATGCCGGCCGACCCGGTCGTGGTCGTCACCCGCGATCCGGACGATCCGCTGCGCGCCGATATCCGGATCGCGGCGGCGAACGGCGCTGTCGCACTGACGATGTCGGGCGTGCGGTTCCGCGCGCTCACGCCACGGCCTGCCCTATCCGACCAGCTCGACGGGCTGTTCTACGAACCGGTGTGGGAGATCGTGGCCAACGGCGAATCGGCACCGCCCGACCTGCCCGGCGTCGAGGAATTCCTGCTCGTCATCAATCTCGGTGCGGAGATCTCGCAGCGGGCCAAGGAGATCACCAACGCCCGCATCCACGCCGAATTGGTGACGGTGGGCGAGCACGCCTCGGCGCTCGACAGTGCGCAACTGCTCGAACTACTCCGCGGCGCACACGACCGGCCCGAGGTCGAGCGGCTGCGGATCGTGGTCGTCGCCGGTACCGAGCACGATGGTGTGCGAAATGTGTACGGCCTGGCCCAGGTCGCCCAGGCGATCAAGGGACTGCTGTCCGACGAGGCCGTGGCGCGGGAGGCGCCCGACGCGCCCGCGGCCACCGATCCGCCGCTAGTGATCCACGCTGTCGTGGTTACCGAGCATGCGCTGTGCCTGCCGATCGACCGATTCGCCTGGTTCGAGCATTCGGTGCTGACCGGCGCGCGCCGCGAACTGCTCAACGAACTGCCCACCGGTCAGTGGCGGTTGGTGGATACCGAGCCCGATACCGCCGCGGCCGACATCCTCGAACAGGTCTACACCGACACCACCATCGACGAAGTGGCATTGCGGGCGGGCGCGTGCTGGACGATCCGCTGGCGGCATACCCTCCCCGCCCATCTTGCTCGCTGGGATGTCGCGCGACCGCTGACCGATGCCGAACAGTCGTTCCGGCTCGACATTCCACGCTCCCGGCTGCTGCCGGAACTCGCGCTGCGCACCACCGATCGGATCGCACCCGGCCCCGATGAGGTCGAGATCCGGATGCAGGCGGTCGGCCTGAACTACAAGGACACCCTGAAGGTTCTCGGTGTGCTCACCGAAAAGGAGCTCGACGGCACGTTCTACGGCACCGAGATCGGCATGGACGGCTACGGCGTGGTGGCCCGGGTCGGCAGCAACATCGCCGATATCGCACCCGGCGACGAGATTTCGGTCGTCGCGCCGGGAATCGTGCGGCGGTATGTGACGCTCCGGCCGGATACCGGCGCGACCACCCCGATGGATATCTTCCCGCCCGGCACCTTCGATCCGCTGCACTGCACCTCGGTAATGCCGCTGTTCACCGCCGAAATCGGGTTGGTCGAGCTGGCCAGGCTCCAGCCGGGCGAAACGGTGCTGATCCACGGTGCGGCGGGCGGTATGGGGATGGCCGCCGTCCAGGTCGCACTGCGCGCGGGGGCGCGCGTGATCGCCACCGCGGGCACCGAGGAACGCCGCGCCCAGGTGCGGGCGCTCGGCGCACACGAGGTACTGCCTTCGCGCTCGATCGGCTTCGTCGACGAGGTGATGCGCCTGACCGGCGGGGCGGGCGTAGATGTCGTCTACAGTTCGGCGCCGGGGGAGATCCTGCAGCAGAACTTCCGTGTCGCAGGCGAATTCGGTCGAATCGTGGACATCGGCAAGGCAGAAATCTACGGTTCGGGCACCATCGATCTGCGGCCCTTCGACCGGAACCTCGCGTTCTTCGCTGTCGATATCGACCGCATCCTGGCACGGCGTCCGGAGCAGGTGCGCCGGGCCGCCCGCCGGGTGGTGGACGCGATGTTCCGCGGTGAGTACTCGGCACTGCCGAATACGGTATTCCCCCTGGACAAGCTGACCGAGGCATTCGAAACGGTCGCGCGGTCCGCGCAGATCGGCCGGGTGGTGCTCGATCTGCGTGAAAAGCACCCTGCCGTGCGCCACATACCGCGGGAAGTCGAATTCGATCCGCACGCAAGCTATCTGGTGACCGGCGGATTCGGCGCGTTCGGCCTGGCCACCGCGCGCCAGCTGGTGCGTGCCGGGGTCCGGCACCTGGTGCTCGTCGGGCGCAGTGGCGCCGCCAGTGATGCGGCCAGGCAACAGCTGGCGCAGTTCGCCGGCGAGGGCGTCGAGGTACGCGAGGAACGCCTCGATGTGGCCGATCAGGACGCGGTCGCGGACCTCATCGCGCGCATCCAGGCCGGACCGGCGCCGCTGCGCGGTGTCATTCACGCCGCCGGGGTGGTGAACAACACCGAGATACCCGAGATCACCGCCGAATCGTTGCGCGAGATCTTCGAGCCGAAGGTGATCGGCGCGATCAACCTCGATCGGGCCACCACCGCCGCCGGTGTCGAGCTCGATATGTTCGTGCTGTACTCCTCCGCCAGCGGCATCGCCGGGCTCGCGCCCCAATTGGGTTATGCGGCAGCCAATTCCGCGCTCGACGCACTCGCCTGGGCGCGCCGGGCGCAGGGCAGGCCGGGACTGTCGGTGGACTGGGGATTCATGCGCGGCGACGGCGGCATGGCCGACTCCCGCGCGGTGTCGCGGTATGCCGAGATGACCGGATACGGCTCGCTGGATATGGATTTCGCGACTCTGCTGCTACGCGAATGTCTGCGCATCGACGTGCCGCAGGTCGCGTTGCTCGATATCGACTGGGCGCAATGGGCGCTCGCGCACCGCTCCTCGGCGCGGGCGCCGAGGTTCGTCGAGTTGGTGGCCGCCGCGGGCGGCGGGGGATCGGGTACCAGCGCCTTGCGCGCCGAGATCCTGGCGCTGGATCCCGAATACCGCGGCGAGGTGGTCGCCTGCCTGCTCGCCGAACAGCTCGCGGTCGTGCTCGCGGTCGACCCGGACACCGTGGATCTGGCGACTCCGACCATGGAGTTGGGGCTGGATTCGCTGATGGCCATGGAATTCGGCGCGCGCGTGGTGAAAAGCCTCGGCGTCAAGATGTCGGTCCTCTCGATCGGGGCCGGACTCTCGCTGGCCGGCCTCGGCGCCAAAATCGCCGCCCAGATCGCGTACGAAGAAGCAACTACCGAACAGACAGCAGTGTGA
- a CDS encoding TetR/AcrR family transcriptional regulator translates to MAKSGYHHGDLRATILAAAAEQIATDGVDAVSLRGLARRADVSHAAPAHHFGDRAGLLTELAIEGFGILADQLAAAGSDFREVAVAYTRFAREHPGHFDVMFRRELLHADDARLGAARTAAGTALRSGVAVLQPDNTVEQQQATRLAAWSLAHGFAALWREGALQDSALGDSADPETLARRMVATVHFE, encoded by the coding sequence ATGGCGAAGAGCGGCTACCACCACGGCGATCTGCGGGCCACCATCCTGGCCGCGGCCGCCGAACAGATCGCGACCGACGGCGTCGACGCGGTATCCCTGCGCGGTCTGGCCCGCCGGGCCGATGTCTCGCACGCGGCCCCCGCCCATCACTTCGGTGACCGCGCGGGCTTGCTCACCGAATTGGCCATCGAGGGCTTCGGCATACTCGCCGATCAGCTGGCCGCGGCCGGTTCGGACTTCCGCGAGGTCGCCGTCGCCTATACCCGCTTCGCCCGCGAGCACCCCGGCCACTTCGACGTCATGTTCCGACGCGAACTCCTGCATGCCGACGACGCGCGCCTGGGCGCGGCCCGCACCGCGGCGGGCACGGCACTGCGCTCGGGAGTCGCGGTCCTGCAACCCGACAACACCGTCGAGCAGCAACAAGCCACCCGCCTCGCGGCCTGGTCGCTCGCGCACGGCTTCGCCGCGCTCTGGCGCGAAGGGGCACTACAGGATTCGGCGCTCGGCGACAGTGCGGATCCGGAAACCCTGGCCCGTCGCATGGTCGCCACTGTCCACTTCGAATGA
- a CDS encoding MFS transporter — translation MHLSAVDIAQRSEGPVNRRRTGAFWFGLGSTVLGTVLHLPMYLMARDMDYRMAGMPMDGYMITGMILIVIGLAVTTYGLFPQRSVHEAVSGLRVRALDDAPISRVHVVLLLIMAAAITIDVMKPTTLAFVVPGVGAEYHLRTPASPHLDALPVALLPLSGITGTVLGSFLWGWLGDRIGRKAAILLAGIFFVGTAICGAMPSFELNVAMCFIMGLSAGGMLPIAFTLLSETIPARHRGWLLVLIGGDIAGAYVVTSWLSSTIGESYGWRSMWLIGLPTGLLVVLMVRWIPESPRFLMAIGRQREAEEVLRVYHAEITTVEEPEPTAEDRLDGGFAQLLRRPFVGMTIVLALLGLGVGLVTYGFQLWLPTNLRSLGFTGVTADKILRDSALIGFPLNFLVAYCYHRSTKWTLITLSALLAIALGGFVILGDHVADNTTLLYALLVVPIWGSSSVVAVIVAYGSEVYPTRIRSRGSGVAAAMTKAGGVLVIALVVLAVTTPSISMTALISAVPIAIAAVVAVGFIMETRRKPLEQITADELRMQVA, via the coding sequence ATGCATTTGAGCGCCGTCGATATTGCCCAGCGATCGGAAGGGCCGGTCAACCGTCGGCGCACCGGAGCCTTCTGGTTCGGCCTCGGATCGACGGTACTCGGCACCGTCCTGCACCTTCCGATGTATCTCATGGCCCGCGATATGGACTATCGGATGGCGGGCATGCCGATGGACGGCTACATGATCACCGGAATGATCCTGATCGTGATCGGTCTGGCCGTCACCACCTATGGACTGTTTCCGCAGCGCTCGGTGCACGAGGCGGTGTCCGGGCTGCGGGTGCGGGCACTCGACGACGCGCCGATCAGCCGGGTGCATGTGGTGCTACTGCTCATCATGGCTGCCGCGATCACCATCGACGTCATGAAACCGACGACGCTGGCCTTCGTTGTTCCGGGTGTCGGCGCCGAATACCATCTGCGCACGCCCGCGAGCCCGCATCTGGACGCACTTCCGGTGGCGCTGCTACCGCTGTCCGGTATCACGGGCACGGTGCTCGGGTCGTTCCTGTGGGGCTGGCTCGGCGACCGCATCGGTCGCAAGGCGGCGATCCTGCTGGCCGGAATCTTCTTCGTGGGCACCGCGATCTGTGGCGCGATGCCGAGTTTCGAACTGAACGTCGCGATGTGCTTCATCATGGGCCTGAGCGCGGGCGGCATGCTGCCGATCGCCTTCACCCTGCTGTCGGAGACGATCCCGGCCCGGCACCGCGGCTGGCTGTTGGTGCTGATCGGCGGTGATATCGCGGGGGCCTATGTCGTCACCAGCTGGCTGTCCTCGACGATCGGCGAGAGCTACGGCTGGCGCAGCATGTGGCTGATCGGCTTGCCCACCGGTCTGCTGGTGGTGCTGATGGTCCGGTGGATCCCGGAGTCGCCGCGATTCCTGATGGCGATCGGCCGCCAGCGTGAAGCCGAAGAGGTGCTGCGCGTCTACCACGCCGAGATCACCACGGTCGAGGAACCCGAACCCACCGCCGAGGACCGCCTGGACGGCGGGTTCGCTCAACTGCTGCGCCGCCCGTTCGTCGGAATGACCATCGTGCTCGCCCTATTGGGCCTCGGGGTCGGACTTGTCACCTACGGTTTTCAGCTCTGGTTGCCGACGAACCTGCGCAGCCTCGGCTTCACCGGCGTCACCGCGGATAAGATCCTGCGCGACTCGGCGCTGATCGGCTTCCCGCTGAACTTCCTGGTCGCCTACTGCTATCACCGTTCCACCAAGTGGACGTTGATCACGCTGAGTGCGCTGCTCGCCATCGCGCTCGGTGGGTTCGTCATCCTCGGCGATCACGTCGCCGACAACACCACACTGCTCTATGCCCTGCTCGTGGTGCCGATCTGGGGTTCCAGCTCGGTCGTCGCGGTCATCGTCGCCTATGGTTCGGAGGTCTATCCGACTCGGATCCGGTCCCGCGGCAGTGGTGTTGCCGCGGCCATGACCAAGGCGGGCGGCGTCCTGGTCATCGCGCTGGTCGTGCTGGCCGTGACCACACCGTCGATCAGCATGACCGCATTGATCAGCGCGGTGCCGATCGCGATCGCGGCGGTGGTGGCTGTCGGATTCATCATGGAGACCCGGCGCAAGCCGCTGGAGCAGATCACCGCCGATGAGTTGCGGATGCAGGTCGCATGA
- a CDS encoding nuclear transport factor 2 family protein, protein MNSGEFALDPAAEPIADGDWLRDFVDRYIAGWNTADAAAVAACVTEDTRWLDPSEAELITGRAGVAKFVEDTTRAFPDVHYTTVFEPVITPDALAAIVPWRMTGTHLGLIDPPGFAGTNKKFDLFVVDIWQFRSGLIWRSKATWDLNELLLQLELLPKRNGFAERAMARAQRLAVKLRR, encoded by the coding sequence ATGAACTCTGGTGAATTCGCCCTCGATCCGGCCGCGGAGCCGATCGCGGACGGCGACTGGCTGCGCGACTTCGTGGACCGCTACATCGCCGGCTGGAACACCGCGGACGCCGCCGCGGTGGCGGCGTGCGTCACTGAGGACACCCGCTGGCTCGACCCGTCCGAGGCCGAGCTGATCACCGGCCGTGCCGGAGTGGCGAAGTTCGTCGAGGACACCACGCGAGCATTCCCAGATGTCCACTACACCACTGTCTTCGAGCCCGTGATCACGCCCGACGCGCTGGCCGCGATCGTGCCGTGGCGGATGACCGGCACGCATCTCGGCTTGATCGACCCGCCCGGATTCGCGGGCACCAACAAGAAGTTCGACCTGTTCGTGGTCGACATCTGGCAGTTCCGCTCCGGCCTGATCTGGCGCAGCAAGGCCACCTGGGATCTCAACGAGCTGCTGCTGCAACTCGAATTGCTGCCCAAGCGCAACGGTTTCGCCGAACGCGCGATGGCCCGCGCGCAGCGCCTCGCGGTCAAGCTTCGCCGGTGA